A genome region from Clostridium pasteurianum includes the following:
- a CDS encoding AAA domain-containing protein has translation MDTKTKVKELFSYLLSIKNMNEDVIRDANKYDKLYWKHQLKSNKNIVVNLDNSEEIWLEVKKENKDLYDSFFQLYLRIQKNNENIEIVCGNYLLSWYKENKKIFHPIFTTKMELSFDAENGRFILKPYDNKTTLELDMFSGIKIPNMDEIMRVKEEFENGCIDVRDIKNVKDILYKIVHYLSSEINPKGEIQKNVVSINGIKASKYPVFYNEAVIIVRKTDNRLWNKELQNIIDSIDRDYPIPSPIKALVETQAIEEDKDAVEGWKKINDNLLFPLPYNEEQKEVVKKLSENFGVVVQGPPGTGKSHTIVNLVCHLLANGKRVLVTSQTGRALKVLSDKIPEEVRPLCISLLGDDTKSLRDLDDSVRRITENLSLNPDDINKEIKPLENELAFCRKYQEKTYTKIKELECIENKKLNIGGKSMTLMEIAKWVNRNENSLNWLDDEIPVDSVCPFNNGQFGHFIYLLNNISKEDLKKVNCSMKVLDEIPDYDNICRNFEIYTTKIHSKDKDNLKGWAINYKNETNIDYDKLIQIIGKAERKMEEIEKSWLKNVMRCYYFSDVERPEIKNLFVRSSEYIRHLSDIQTRIVSHKIAISDEMDYKKLFNDFKYIYSEVKRKGRISRIFKMRHRNLHYIFEKCTVDGDSLQYGDKIEILKLYLDKLDIQNKLMELWNNSVKKFKGEEIKKFDADTFIKLEKQIKDIGDIVNWNANFKNKVVLNMENITFLNKMDWYKKETYTKIKKGVLSIKNIAEYEKAKTFLSGLVKLSRSTYGIECIADAIESKDIKKIKKAYSEVQKLKSMVDTVKEINTFKNRLEKAAPIFTSKLLNSDDRSKYKNLNAAWKWKQMNDILDKSHKLKTENLEEIIENEKTKERVLIGKIVSKRAWLNEVLNTTNVQKRCLYAWLQAVKKIGRGTGKFVLKYRKMAQVEMEKCKDCIPVWIMPINKVIENIKLSSNLFDVVIFDESNQSDIFGISALFRGKRAVIVGDDKQISPQAVGIEEESVDELINRYLKEIPHSQWFDLQTSLYNTALRVFPDRLLLKEHFRCVPEIIGFSNSMSYSNEIVPLRYPKPNEAFSEPVKAVKVKDGFKDNMRQTNENEAKALVDAIIGCCSDSRYNGMSMGVISLLGDQQSELIESMLRHRLGEREMLKRKILCGDAFSFQGDERDIMFLSLVVSNGSKISSLTRESDLRRFNVAASRARNQMWVFYSVDEDKLSSNCVRAKFLRYCLDPALSKNKNHKNKMILADDFEKDVFNNIRQRGYNVKPFDDLRKYKVDFIVEDSSNRIAIACDSGSYSDMENWEKQRERQMALERVGWKFCRLKGSEFYRNPKITMDNLCVKLESMGIKSIQTVQ, from the coding sequence ATGGATACTAAGACTAAAGTAAAGGAGTTATTTTCTTACTTATTAAGTATAAAAAATATGAATGAAGATGTTATAAGAGATGCCAATAAATATGATAAATTATATTGGAAACATCAACTTAAAAGTAATAAAAATATTGTTGTTAATCTTGATAATTCAGAGGAGATATGGCTTGAGGTTAAAAAGGAAAATAAAGATTTATATGATTCCTTCTTTCAGCTTTATTTGAGGATACAAAAGAACAATGAAAACATTGAAATCGTATGTGGCAACTACCTATTATCGTGGTATAAAGAGAATAAAAAAATATTTCATCCCATATTCACTACAAAAATGGAGTTGAGTTTTGATGCAGAGAATGGGAGATTTATATTAAAACCTTATGATAATAAAACAACGCTTGAACTTGATATGTTTTCGGGAATTAAAATTCCTAACATGGATGAAATAATGAGAGTTAAAGAAGAATTTGAAAATGGATGCATAGATGTTCGTGATATAAAAAACGTTAAGGATATTCTGTACAAAATTGTACATTATCTGAGTTCTGAAATAAATCCAAAAGGAGAAATACAAAAAAATGTAGTATCCATAAACGGGATAAAGGCCTCCAAATATCCTGTGTTTTATAATGAAGCTGTAATAATTGTGAGGAAAACGGATAATAGACTATGGAATAAAGAACTCCAAAATATAATAGATAGTATAGATAGAGATTATCCTATACCTTCTCCAATAAAGGCGCTTGTTGAAACACAGGCTATAGAAGAGGATAAAGATGCGGTAGAAGGATGGAAAAAAATAAATGATAACTTGTTATTTCCACTTCCATATAATGAGGAGCAGAAGGAAGTTGTAAAAAAGCTTTCCGAAAATTTTGGTGTCGTTGTCCAGGGGCCTCCTGGTACGGGAAAAAGTCATACTATAGTTAATCTTGTATGTCATCTTCTGGCTAATGGTAAAAGAGTGCTTGTAACAAGCCAAACTGGACGAGCCCTAAAAGTGTTATCAGATAAAATACCTGAGGAAGTGAGGCCCTTATGCATAAGTCTTTTAGGTGATGATACGAAATCTCTTAGGGATTTAGATGATTCTGTAAGAAGAATAACTGAAAATTTATCTTTAAATCCAGATGATATAAATAAAGAAATAAAACCATTAGAGAATGAGCTTGCGTTTTGTAGGAAATATCAAGAAAAAACTTATACTAAAATAAAAGAATTAGAGTGTATTGAAAATAAGAAACTAAATATAGGCGGAAAATCCATGACACTTATGGAAATAGCAAAATGGGTTAACAGGAATGAGAATAGTTTAAATTGGTTAGATGATGAAATTCCCGTAGATTCGGTGTGCCCATTTAATAATGGTCAATTTGGACATTTCATATATCTGCTAAATAATATAAGTAAGGAAGATTTAAAAAAGGTAAATTGTTCAATGAAGGTACTGGATGAGATACCTGATTATGATAATATATGCAGAAACTTTGAGATATATACTACAAAAATTCATAGTAAAGATAAGGATAATTTAAAAGGATGGGCAATAAATTATAAAAATGAAACTAATATAGATTATGATAAACTTATACAAATTATAGGAAAAGCTGAAAGAAAGATGGAGGAGATAGAGAAAAGCTGGCTTAAGAATGTTATGAGGTGCTACTACTTTAGTGATGTAGAAAGACCAGAAATAAAAAATTTATTTGTCAGAAGCAGTGAGTACATACGCCATCTTTCAGATATACAAACTAGAATTGTATCACATAAGATAGCTATTTCTGATGAAATGGATTATAAAAAATTGTTCAATGATTTCAAGTATATTTATTCAGAGGTTAAACGTAAGGGAAGGATAAGCAGAATATTTAAAATGAGGCACAGAAATCTTCATTATATATTTGAAAAATGTACTGTAGATGGTGATAGCCTCCAATATGGAGATAAAATTGAAATATTAAAGCTTTATCTGGACAAGCTTGATATACAAAATAAGCTTATGGAATTATGGAATAATAGTGTGAAGAAGTTTAAGGGAGAAGAAATTAAAAAATTTGATGCGGATACTTTTATAAAATTGGAAAAGCAAATAAAAGATATTGGCGATATAGTAAATTGGAATGCTAATTTTAAAAATAAAGTAGTACTTAATATGGAAAATATAACTTTTTTAAATAAAATGGACTGGTACAAAAAAGAAACTTATACAAAAATAAAAAAGGGTGTTTTGAGTATTAAAAATATTGCAGAATATGAAAAGGCAAAAACTTTTTTAAGTGGATTAGTTAAGTTATCTAGAAGTACCTATGGGATAGAATGTATTGCAGATGCTATTGAAAGTAAGGACATAAAGAAGATAAAAAAGGCATATTCTGAGGTACAAAAACTTAAAAGTATGGTTGATACGGTTAAAGAGATAAATACTTTTAAAAATAGACTTGAAAAGGCTGCGCCTATATTTACAAGTAAGCTTTTAAATTCTGATGATAGAAGTAAATATAAAAACTTAAATGCAGCTTGGAAATGGAAGCAGATGAATGATATTTTAGACAAATCTCATAAATTAAAAACGGAAAATCTTGAGGAAATAATAGAAAATGAGAAGACTAAGGAAAGGGTTCTCATTGGAAAAATTGTATCCAAAAGAGCATGGTTAAATGAAGTTTTAAATACTACTAATGTGCAAAAGAGGTGTCTTTATGCATGGCTTCAAGCTGTAAAGAAAATAGGAAGAGGAACAGGAAAATTTGTACTTAAGTACAGAAAAATGGCACAGGTTGAAATGGAAAAATGCAAGGATTGTATACCTGTATGGATAATGCCAATTAATAAGGTTATAGAAAATATAAAATTGAGTTCTAATCTTTTTGATGTAGTAATATTTGATGAAAGTAATCAAAGTGATATTTTTGGCATAAGTGCATTGTTTAGGGGAAAGAGAGCTGTAATAGTTGGAGATGATAAGCAGATAAGTCCTCAAGCTGTTGGAATTGAAGAGGAAAGTGTGGATGAGCTTATAAATAGATATCTTAAGGAGATACCTCATTCACAGTGGTTTGACTTACAGACAAGCCTTTACAATACCGCTCTCAGAGTATTTCCAGACAGGCTGCTTTTAAAGGAGCATTTTAGATGTGTTCCAGAAATAATTGGGTTTAGTAATAGTATGAGTTATTCAAACGAAATTGTACCACTAAGATATCCTAAGCCAAATGAAGCTTTTAGTGAGCCTGTAAAAGCAGTAAAGGTTAAAGATGGTTTTAAGGATAATATGAGACAAACTAATGAAAATGAGGCAAAAGCGCTTGTAGATGCTATAATAGGTTGCTGTTCTGATTCTAGATATAACGGTATGAGTATGGGAGTTATATCTCTCCTTGGAGATCAGCAGTCAGAGCTTATTGAAAGTATGCTTAGACATAGACTTGGTGAGCGAGAGATGCTTAAAAGAAAAATTTTATGTGGCGATGCTTTTTCATTCCAGGGTGATGAAAGGGATATAATGTTTTTGTCACTTGTGGTCTCAAATGGAAGTAAAATTTCATCCTTGACACGTGAATCGGATTTAAGGAGATTTAATGTTGCTGCAAGTAGGGCAAGAAACCAAATGTGGGTGTTTTATTCAGTAGATGAAGACAAGCTTAGCAGTAATTGTGTTAGAGCAAAATTTTTACGATATTGTCTTGATCCGGCTTTAAGCAAAAATAAAAATCATAAGAATAAGATGATACTTGCAGATGATTTTGAAAAGGATGTTTTTAATAATATAAGGCAGAGGGGATACAATGTGAAACCTTTTGACGATCTTAGAAAATATAAAGTGGACTTTATAGTTGAGGATTCTTCGAATAGAATTGCTATAGCATGTGATAGTGGAAGTTATAGTGATATGGAAAATTGGGAAAAGCAAAGAGAAAGACAAATGGCACTTGAAAGGGTAGGCTGGAAATTCTGTAGATTAAAGGGAAGTGAATTTTACAGAAATCCAAAAATAACTATGGATAACTTATGTGTTAAATTGGAGAGCATGGGCATAAAAAGCATACAGACTGTGCAGTAA
- a CDS encoding Cof-type HAD-IIB family hydrolase: MKYKLVCVDMDGTLLNSRRFVSDATKNAIKRASALGVDVTVTTGRIYANANYYSRLIGVKSPVIASNGAIIRGKGNEVIYENVINIDILKSVLTLCKKFNMGINFHTCDSILCAGKLMYIMMLSFFFKFILKSKPEKIKVRYIGNYDKFMEKLKKNNNIIKCEVIDLNSGKIAELRREIEKIDGIEIASSSKNNIEITSKSVSKGNAIKILANYYNIKREEIITIGDSENDLSMIEYGGLGVAMGNGTEKAKKAADYITETNDNDGVAKVIEKFILK, encoded by the coding sequence GTGAAATACAAACTAGTGTGTGTAGATATGGATGGAACACTTTTAAATAGCAGAAGATTTGTAAGTGATGCAACTAAGAATGCAATTAAAAGAGCTAGTGCTCTTGGAGTAGATGTTACTGTAACCACTGGTAGAATTTATGCAAATGCTAACTATTATTCAAGACTAATTGGTGTGAAATCGCCTGTTATTGCATCAAATGGTGCTATTATAAGAGGTAAAGGTAATGAAGTTATCTATGAAAATGTTATCAATATAGATATTTTAAAGAGTGTTCTAACATTATGTAAAAAATTTAATATGGGAATAAACTTTCATACATGTGATAGTATTTTATGTGCTGGTAAGCTTATGTATATAATGATGCTTAGTTTCTTTTTTAAGTTTATACTTAAGTCAAAACCAGAAAAAATTAAAGTTAGATATATTGGAAATTATGATAAGTTTATGGAGAAGCTTAAGAAGAATAATAACATAATAAAGTGTGAAGTAATCGATCTAAATTCAGGGAAAATAGCTGAACTCAGGAGAGAAATAGAAAAAATAGATGGCATAGAGATAGCAAGTTCAAGCAAAAATAATATAGAAATTACATCTAAATCAGTTTCAAAAGGAAATGCTATTAAAATTCTTGCTAATTATTATAATATTAAGAGAGAAGAAATAATTACTATAGGTGATAGTGAAAATGATTTGTCTATGATAGAGTATGGTGGTTTAGGAGTTGCTATGGGAAATGGAACCGAAAAGGCAAAAAAGGCTGCTGACTACATTACAGAGACTAATGATAATGATGGAGTTGCTAAGGTTATAGAGAAATTTATTTTGAAATAG